From Calditrichota bacterium, one genomic window encodes:
- a CDS encoding glycosyltransferase family 9 protein, translating into MKINPEKLSETQLKEIKKILIIQQKPFGDILLNTGYFAELRRHFPKAQIDYLIQKPYKTILEDNKHLNNMVLMDKPKGKGVKYFWAIIKAILKIRKEKYDLVIDQLRGTSSMRFVLFSGIKYRLGWQYKKPLIRMGIKFNRWNWLYNLKAKKGPVRYYSRWKFDLLRPLGIEEVEHNIEYHVRNESFEYIKQWLKETDLDKEKIIGFTPGTPVKRKQWDLDYYAKLGDMITEQLNFKIVILWGPGEKEDAEYIQQKMKNQAIIALPTTFNEAGAFLHSIKVLICNDGGINHLAVSQEIPSIAIFGSSSNPEKWCASHKPIHLYLRDWNHKKSNDNTFNISPEMVFEKLKNFLDSPYYKG; encoded by the coding sequence ATGAAAATAAATCCTGAGAAACTGTCTGAAACACAGCTTAAAGAAATAAAAAAAATATTGATTATCCAACAAAAACCGTTTGGGGACATTTTATTAAACACTGGATACTTCGCTGAACTACGGCGTCATTTCCCTAAAGCACAAATAGATTATCTTATCCAAAAGCCTTATAAAACAATCCTGGAAGATAATAAGCACCTTAATAACATGGTGTTAATGGACAAACCAAAAGGAAAAGGTGTCAAATACTTTTGGGCGATTATTAAGGCAATCTTAAAAATAAGAAAAGAAAAATATGACCTTGTGATAGACCAATTACGGGGGACCAGTTCAATGCGTTTTGTACTTTTTAGTGGTATAAAATATCGACTGGGATGGCAGTATAAAAAGCCGTTAATACGAATGGGTATAAAATTTAACCGCTGGAATTGGCTGTATAATTTAAAAGCAAAAAAAGGTCCGGTGCGCTACTATTCAAGATGGAAATTTGATTTATTAAGACCATTGGGAATTGAAGAAGTTGAACATAACATTGAATACCATGTTAGGAATGAATCGTTTGAGTATATAAAACAATGGCTGAAAGAAACCGATCTGGATAAAGAAAAAATAATTGGTTTTACGCCGGGTACTCCGGTAAAAAGAAAACAATGGGACCTTGATTACTATGCCAAGTTAGGAGATATGATTACAGAGCAATTAAATTTTAAGATTGTAATTTTGTGGGGCCCGGGAGAAAAGGAAGATGCGGAATATATACAACAAAAAATGAAAAATCAGGCTATTATAGCGTTGCCTACAACCTTTAATGAAGCAGGGGCATTTCTTCATTCAATTAAAGTTTTAATCTGTAACGATGGTGGAATAAACCATCTCGCGGTTTCACAAGAAATCCCTTCGATTGCTATTTTTGGCTCTTCTTCAAATCCTGAAAAATGGTGTGCCTCGCATAAACCAATCCATCTTTATTTAAGAGACTGGAACCATAAAAAAAGTAATGACAACACATTTAATATTTCGCCAGAAATGGTTTTTGAAAAACTAAAAAACTTTTTAGACAGTCCATATTATAAAGGGTGA
- a CDS encoding threonylcarbamoyl-AMP synthase, which yields MQYYKIDRNNPDPVIIKRAVDCLEKGGLIVYPTDTLYGLGVDAYNREAVNKLFLVKQRDMRKPVSILLNSIQQIKEIFGFSPSSIKKDLEKILPGRVTCIIKNNLQKKVPIFESVEKPGTFLDKVGIRIPSDKVSSALVNLFDSPISSTSANISGMSNSFSIQNVIAQFGGELDLILDAGPIPESKGSSVIDMTKLPYIIKRQGDVSEFDLMELLGEEKIISGRNKFVITFVCSGNICRSPIAEAILKKMVSKTKYKYQIKVQSAGTLRLQKSQAHDFAINVCHDMDIDLTKHLSNPINDKIVHESEIVFCLAQNHYEYLVKKFPQHKKKFFLLKQWNKSQILSIPSIADPIGHDLKFFKGTYKEIYQEIKRILPAVLTQARKFSQLHELK from the coding sequence ATGCAATATTATAAAATTGATCGTAATAATCCTGATCCGGTAATAATTAAAAGAGCCGTTGATTGTCTTGAAAAAGGTGGGCTGATTGTCTATCCAACCGATACATTGTATGGTTTGGGTGTCGATGCCTACAATCGTGAAGCGGTAAACAAGCTTTTTCTTGTAAAACAAAGAGATATGCGCAAACCGGTTTCAATTCTGTTAAACTCAATCCAGCAAATCAAAGAGATATTTGGGTTCTCACCATCTAGCATAAAGAAAGATTTGGAAAAAATATTACCAGGACGTGTAACTTGTATTATTAAAAATAACCTGCAAAAAAAAGTACCGATTTTTGAAAGTGTTGAAAAACCGGGTACGTTTCTGGACAAGGTTGGAATTAGAATACCTTCAGATAAGGTTAGTAGCGCACTTGTAAATCTTTTTGATTCTCCCATCAGTTCAACCAGTGCCAATATTTCCGGCATGAGTAATTCTTTTAGTATTCAGAATGTAATTGCCCAATTTGGAGGTGAGTTGGATTTGATTTTAGATGCAGGCCCAATTCCGGAATCCAAAGGTTCATCCGTTATTGATATGACCAAATTACCATATATCATCAAACGGCAGGGTGATGTGAGCGAATTTGATTTAATGGAGCTTTTGGGCGAGGAAAAAATTATTTCCGGACGTAACAAGTTTGTAATTACTTTTGTGTGTTCTGGAAATATTTGCCGATCACCTATTGCAGAAGCAATTTTGAAAAAAATGGTCAGTAAAACCAAATATAAATATCAAATTAAAGTGCAATCAGCAGGGACACTACGATTGCAAAAATCACAAGCACACGATTTTGCAATTAATGTGTGTCATGATATGGATATTGATTTAACGAAGCATTTATCAAACCCTATAAATGATAAAATTGTACATGAGTCAGAAATAGTATTTTGCCTGGCACAAAATCATTATGAATATTTAGTTAAAAAGTTTCCGCAACATAAGAAAAAGTTTTTTTTACTGAAACAATGGAATAAATCTCAAATATTGTCTATCCCTTCGATTGCAGATCCAATAGGGCATGATCTGAAATTTTTTAAAGGAACCTACAAAGAAATATATCAGGAAATAAAAAGGATTTTACCCGCAGTTTTAACACAGGCAAGAAAGTTTAGCCAGCTTCATGAACTTAAATAA
- the upp gene encoding uracil phosphoribosyltransferase, translating to MKNVHILNHPLIQQKLFYLRDERTINLHFRTMLNEIAGLMVYEVTRNLPILERELQTPLEKTTGFVLARPVTLVPILRAGLAMCDGILSLIPKARVGHVGLYRDKDTLQPVEYYLKFPTDLADSEIIVIDPMLATGGSAASAIDVVKKHGGNSITFVCLVAAPEGITAFHKEHPEIPIYTAALDRELNEKGYILPGLGDAGDRIYGTE from the coding sequence ATGAAAAATGTACACATCTTAAATCATCCGCTAATTCAGCAAAAACTGTTTTATTTAAGGGATGAGCGAACAATTAATCTTCATTTCCGAACGATGCTTAACGAAATTGCCGGATTAATGGTTTATGAAGTAACTCGAAATCTACCAATCCTTGAAAGAGAGTTGCAGACACCATTAGAAAAAACTACAGGGTTTGTATTGGCGCGTCCTGTTACATTAGTGCCTATTTTGCGCGCAGGCCTTGCTATGTGTGATGGAATATTAAGCTTGATTCCTAAAGCCCGGGTTGGCCACGTTGGTTTGTATCGCGATAAAGATACTTTGCAACCGGTTGAATATTATTTGAAATTCCCAACCGATTTGGCTGATTCTGAAATAATTGTTATTGATCCTATGCTTGCAACAGGCGGAAGTGCTGCTTCGGCTATAGATGTAGTTAAAAAACATGGAGGAAATTCAATTACCTTCGTTTGCCTTGTAGCAGCGCCGGAGGGTATTACAGCATTTCACAAAGAACATCCTGAAATTCCAATTTATACAGCGGCATTGGACCGAGAGTTAAATGAAAAAGGCTATATTCTTCCCGGACTTGGTGATGCCGGTGACCGTATTTATGGAACTGAGTAA
- a CDS encoding 1-acyl-sn-glycerol-3-phosphate acyltransferase, which produces MKTIIQFIHSILAYPAILISTILASLAAAFFGFFNPHSNLTTSAIRLWGRSLLWLSGSKLIIEGLENIEPDKAYVFAANHLGALDIPGVIFAIPQTARFIAKKELFRIPLFSMGMRNSGMLKIDRGNSEEARKTLDEAIGTIKNGCSVVIFPEGTRSKSGQIQNFKKGAFILALNGRIPIIPTVIMGTQHSVSKNNLIKSGSIKIKFLPAIDTTNADYEQRNKLVQIVKENIVSEFEPDFNKGEI; this is translated from the coding sequence ATGAAAACGATAATTCAATTTATTCACTCAATATTGGCCTATCCTGCAATTCTCATTTCGACCATATTGGCTTCACTAGCTGCTGCTTTTTTTGGTTTTTTTAATCCGCATTCTAATTTAACCACAAGTGCTATTCGTTTATGGGGCAGATCACTTTTATGGTTAAGCGGCTCAAAACTAATTATTGAAGGTCTCGAAAACATTGAACCTGATAAAGCGTATGTTTTTGCTGCAAATCATTTGGGCGCATTGGATATTCCGGGGGTAATATTTGCAATTCCGCAAACAGCCCGTTTTATTGCAAAAAAAGAACTGTTTCGGATACCACTTTTTTCAATGGGCATGCGCAATTCCGGAATGCTGAAAATTGATCGAGGCAATAGCGAGGAAGCGCGAAAAACTCTTGACGAGGCAATCGGTACAATAAAGAATGGTTGCTCTGTTGTGATATTTCCGGAAGGGACACGAAGTAAATCAGGCCAGATACAAAACTTTAAAAAGGGTGCTTTTATACTTGCGTTAAACGGGCGAATCCCAATAATTCCAACTGTAATTATGGGAACTCAACATTCTGTTTCTAAAAATAATTTAATTAAAAGCGGTAGCATAAAGATTAAGTTTTTACCAGCGATAGATACAACAAATGCAGATTATGAACAAAGAAACAAACTTGTACAAATTGTTAAAGAAAATATTGTTTCTGAGTTTGAGCCGGATTTTAATAAAGGGGAAATATGA